CTCCCCCATGTCATGGTCCATGACGGTGAACAGAACTCTTATGCCTTGGTCGTGTCGGAGTCTGAATGGTGTAGAGTTGATGCAGCTAAGATGGTCGCTCACATCAAGAGTTGAGCAGGCTAGCAGCCTTTGTGGAGCAGCGAGCTCCTTGATGTCGCAGCAgaaatctcttctatgaaagcACATCTTTCAGCATTCCCTGATGTTTTGACTTGTTGTGGATTTTGTTATCtgctaaaaagaaaaaaaaatggattcAGAAATTGGGACTCCAGGTATTGACGAAAGCTAATAATTTCTGTTAAATACTGTAAGAATTAACAACCAAATAAATGTTTTACAGTTTTCAGAGAATTGAAGAGGCTTATTGAATTAATTAACCAAGTAATATGAATATTATTAATTCAGTACATAAGGTTCCCTGCTGGAATCAGTTAGGAGTCGCTTGGAAACTTGAAATAAGAAAACGAGAGAGGCAGGCTTTACTGCAAGCATTTGCTGGATTTTTTACCCCTCGAAAATGCCATTGGATTTCTACAGATGGAACAATTAACTACTTTCCATATTGCACAACAATTAACAGGTAGTAAATAAGGAAAAAAGGATAGGCACATGGCAGCGTGGTGACATCCATGGAAACCATCACAAGGTACCAACTTTCTGCTCTCAATGATTCCACATCTGACAAGAACTTTATTCAGAGGAAGCTGAAGCAACTACGGATGTGAAAATAATTTGACATAACTCAAGCTTTGTCTGGCCAGAGGAAAGCGGGTATAGACCACGAAAAATAGCGCCTTTTTCCAAACGACGGGAAGCATAATTCGGCGTCGAGAAGAAATTGAAGGCAGCTCGAGCCAAGGGGCGCCGCTTAATTTTTGTGAATCTACAGAAATTAACAGGGTAGCGCGAGGTTCCTTGTGCAATGGATGGCATGCGTCCTTACAAGTGAGCAAAATCGAAGAACCGAAGCAGGTAAACAAGACGAGAATCCGTAAACGCAGTGGCTACTCGCATGAACTGAGACTGCAGGCCAGGTAGAGATTGAGACAGAGAGATGGATTGCATACCTTGCGATTCCACGAAGaggaagaggggggggggggtagaggaAGCGACAAAAATCAAGACTTTGATTGAGTATGTTGCTGCTGCCTGAGTTCCGCTgggcggggaggggaggggtgggATGCGGCGACAATGAGGAGAGGAGGCGGGTCTTCTTATACAGggggagcagctgcagcctgcaggcagGCAGGGGAGGAGGGTTTCAGAGAAGGAAGGGACTCAGATTACTTGGCCTAATCATACCGCTGCGTTTCCTGCGCACCGCATCACAGCTCCAGGTCCGGATGGGATATTCTTGACACATCAGGCCACAGCTAAGCCCGTAACGTCGCCATCTGACTACAGCTCAGCGGTCTCTCCAGCCATCACACACGTCCAATTTCATTTTTTCTTCATCTAATCTACAATCAaggctgcttttttttttttgccctgaAGGAAGTTGCGAATTAGTAGCACAGCAACCGTGGTCGATCCGATCTCATCCTTTTGCTGAGTCAAGGACAGCATGCGTCCACGTACCAGTTAGGACAGCTCGAGAGTATGTTTAGAGAAGCTAAAATTGAATGCTAAACTTTAGCTTATATTAGTACTCGTGCATATGCAAAAATGAGCCGCATATGCTTAGCTTGCTAGCGCATCATCGTCTTGCCGGCTTGCTAGCGCAACTTGAAAATCACACATGCTGCGACTAACAACTAGCTATGTGTTGTCGCCGACGGGATACACAGCACACGGTATTGGACTCAATCTAGCGAGCCATCTGCAGTTTCGTCCACAATTAAGGAGGTTGTTAGGCTTCCTCTACAATGATGCCACTTCTTTTTTGGTTGATGTGATTTTGGTTTCGGTTAGCGGGGAACACACAACACGTGGCCATGGCCAATCTGATCGCATTATCCTCCATGGACCTTTgctacaagtttttttttttctggtttgGTGTTCCAAAAATCACCCTGTATTTCAAGGTTCCAATAATTCCATGATGTGCACGATATATACTTGCAGCGTCGTGTCGCCACATTCAGCAGCAATTACCACCAACTTCTCTATCATATATTCATATTCATATCAGATAAacgtgaaaaagaaagaaaaataatatttgTTACCATCTTACGAATAGTATAGGCATgacaatgatatatatatatatatatatatatatatatatatatatatatatatatatgtgtgtgtgtgtgtgtgtgtgtgtgtgtgtgtgtgtgtgtgtgtgtgtgtgtgtgtgtgtgtgtgtgtgtgtgtgtgtgtgtgtgtggcgcCAGAGAGCCAAACAAGTTGTCGTCCCTTGGTTCCAACATGGCCTTTCCTGTCAACTATTCATTTATGCGAGTATCTATAGGGGAAACGACAAATAAGAGAGCTGCAAAAATTCCTCAAAATGTTCAGTTCTGCTCAAAATTAGGGAATCTAACAATTTACATACGAATTGATGAGATgttctgcaaaaaaaattagattgtTGGTGAACTGGAGATAGTTAAGTTGGAACTAATATCTACTTTCCGTCCAACCATAGGGTGTATTTTGAAATGGAGCAGGCTTCAAAGTATATTTTGATGTTCAATCGGATTCTGTTGTCAATTGATGTGGAACAAACATTATATTGACCACGTCAAATTACTTTCTATTACATATGTATTGATGAACTTTTATACACTGACCATACAAATAATTTACAAATTATTGAACAAACATCACgagtttttcttttaaaaaaacaaatgtaCAGTACCATTTTCTCCTTGAAATGGCTTTTAGCAATTTACCTTGTATTCCAGTGGTCCCAACGAATTTATGTTTCCTTGTGTGTGTTACATCACCTAATACAATGTGTATAATTAAATCTTTTTTTAAGAGTACACAGTACAACTTAGACACTCGCGACGTACacaaccctacccctatgagcatctttgaAGACTGAGACGGCAAATTCTATGAAGTCGCCACAGACGCCTCGCTGTCAATGGTAATGTCGCCTACCACTAAATGCATAATATTGTtaaattctagaatattcactcCCACGAAAACTCGAACCCAGAACCTGAGGTGTTATCGAGACTGTTGCAACCACCAAAACAGTAGGATGCGTGCCTTTCGCATGTACAATTAAATCTGGTATGCCTTTTTTTCTTTGTCGTTATGATTCAATTTCGATTTCTCAACTGGACTTTAGCAGCACGACGAATCTTGTCTGGAAAGATGGCTAAATTCATTTGCAGGATGCACGTGGTATACTTCCATCACACAAAACCAGATGTAGCCCAAATTTATGGCTTCATTCATCTCTATTTGTAATGTTCAAGAGTAACGTAACCCTCCAAGGACCATCCAGATTCATTCATCCAAAACTGGTAGGTACGTGGTGCATTGTCCATGCGAATGAATCTAACTAGTAACTACCGAGTTAAACTAGAATTTGTTTGAAATAACCTGGGAATATACTTTGCCTAGCGCACTGTTTTCTATACCATTTATTGTTGAAATGGTTTAAAGTTGTTTGTATAATTTGGAATTAGTCAGCAGAAAGCTTAAGAGGACGTGTCTTTATGGTAGAATGAGCTAACTGTGAAAGATGTACTAGTTGCTGAAAGAAAGTTGACAATTCTTTTAGTgaagaaaaattaaagaaaCTTGACAACCTGAAGTCCTGATACTGCATGCCATGCATATTGACAGTTGAGACGATGCAGTAGGGAGGCAGATGGAGCCAAGAGTAATCtgggttggttggttggttccAGCCTGCAACGACCTTGCTGCTTCCAATAATGCCACCTGCAGGCTGCAGGACCAGCGAGTATTTATTTGTTTTCTGGACAGGTTCTagtttatatttatatatataatatgcaAAGAAAATTTTGAGGTCCTCGTCGATGGGTCACTGCCACGTCAGCTAATTCCTATCGAGAAGAGAAGAGGCAGAGCAGAGTATCCGCCCACATATAATGATTCCGGCTATGGATGCAAGCGGGGCGGGTTGCGGCTGCCCGCCCCGCGTCCGCACGAGCCGCGAGTGCCGATGCGGGCATTAGCGGCTGCCTGCACAACGCCACTTGTCTTTTGCGGACTTTGCGGCTGCCCGCATGTGTCCGCCGCCAGCCGCAGAGAACGAGATCGCCGGCCTCTTGTCCGCATGATTGTAGCTAGCGCAAGCTCCAGCATTGCATCATGAGGTGACCTCCTGGTTGCATAAAGCAATCCGCACGCTGCCGCACTTGCTCAGCGATGAAGGAGGGGGAACGGGTGGAGCGTCCCGCGGCCGTggagctcgccgtggagctTGAACCGGGAGCCCGCGAGGGCAAGGAGCGGCTCCGCCCATTGGAGTGGCGCTGGCTGCCGGTGCCGCCATGCTCTCCGCTGGTTCTGCTGCATGGAGAAGAAGCTTCATTAATTGGCCTGCTTTGCTGAATTGAAAGAACAGGAGCCAAATGCTTGCTAGCACTTCACGAATTGGAGAGCTCCATCGTTCTCGTGCTTGGATTTAGGGACGGACGAGCAGTGCAAGGAGCAGGGATTTGGAGCCGGTGGATTTGCTTGCTTCTTGCGTGGGAAGGAATTGATCTGTAGCTGTGCTTCCGTCGGTGGAGAGAGGAGCACGAACAAGAACAGAGCTTGAATTGCAGTAGGTTAGGTGGGGAGAAAGCGGAGCACAAGGGTGGCGGCGCCTTGGACGTGATTAGATTTAAGGGAGTGTCCCTAAACGATAGTAGCGCCTGCTAGGATGCCGACCTGCACACCATTAATGCCTTGGAAGTTGTCAATCGTCTGATAGCTCATGAAGCACGCCGACATCGGAAGAGACGGTACGCGGGGTTGCGGCGCCGCTGGGCACCGCGAGCAGAGCCGCATCGTCCGCTTCGGCGACGCGGTTTCGCGGCGCGGGCTATGCGGTTTTGCGGCGCGGGCTGAGATGGCGGGTTCGCGGCAAAGCCCGCCCCGCTTGCATCCCTAATTCCGGCCGGTCGGTGCTCAGTCAGTTCAATGATTCCATTTCTTTTGGAAGATGGCGCCGTGTTTGGTCACTGATGACTCGGATAGTAGGTGCAATCCCGGCAAACCAATCGGAGATTGACAATTCTTCTTGGTCCTGCGTTTTTCTATTTGTTGCAATGCAAGTGGATTGTCAGTGCAGGTGTTATGAAAGTTCCATTAGCATTTAAATTCATGACATATCAGCATTTAAACTTTACATATTAGCATTTAAATCCAAATGCTAATGTCtaaaagtgctaaactttagcagtAGCTCTTCCAAAACAGTGATGCTAGTGGGGTGAGCTAAACTTTAAGTTAAGATTAGAAAAACTTTAGCATGCATAGGATATAAGTGGTATTAtttgctaaaatttagcacgTAATTTTAGTTCATCCAAACAAACCTTAAAATGAAGAGATGTGAGAAATCGTATATTTTATTTTACAGTATCACAAGTACTGAGATATAAGTGTAATAAATGATAAAGTTTAGCATGCAATTTTAATCCATCCAAACAGGCTCTAAAAGAAGAGATGTGAGAAATTCTAGATATCCGGATCAAtacagagaaaaaaaattaaacgtCTCATTCATTCATTCGCCATGCTTAGACTGTCCACAACAGGGCACTCCAATCGACCCGGACCCCAATTATAGAGGCTGGGATGACCCGGTACCCGCTCCAGCGGTACCCGGTACCCGAGCCTGGATATTTCGGGGTCCTCCGGTCGCCCTCCACATTCCCAGGTCCTCCATCGTCTCTCTCCCCGTCTCTCGTGTCTCTCTCCGTCTCTCTCCACCCCCGGCGGCTGTTGCCCGCGCTCGTGCTGAAGTTCCGGCCGAGCGGGCGATGAGCAGGGCAGGGAAGGTGGCGGCCGACAGGGAAaggggaggtggaggtggatccgACCAGGAACAGCGCGGATCGGAGGAGGTGCCGCCCCGGGCGGCAGATCTGGAGGAGGACCAGTGCAGCAGATTCCCAGACACCGGCGGCGGGGGGCTAGAAGACCGGGCCtgtggaggaagaggagaaggagaaggccgCCCAACCAGGTCAGGGAAGAGGCGCCGTTCATCTCGGCTGGTTCGTGGATCCCGATCCGGATCAGGGGATTCATTTTCATCGTTGAAGAACCAGCGACTAAGGAGAAGGTAAAATCCCTATGCTTGTCTATTTGGATGTGATGTTGGATGGGTGTCGGTTTGAATGGATTGTATGTTTTTACTTGCTGTACGCTTTAGGATTCTGTACTAAAGATGATTCAAAGATGGCCTATGGATTTATGGATTGTATGGTTTGAATAGATTAGTAGCAATGATAGGCTCCTTTTTTTTCAGGACTACACACATGCATATGCACGCCTCACCGGCCCTAGCTTTGATTTCTTATTTGAAGTTATTAGGATACTCTCTTGCATGATGCAGCATGAAGGAATAAAATTATAGGATTGCTGAACTTTGTGGCTGGAGTCATAGGGAACTTGTTACATGGTAGATTGCATCTTCAGTTTGCAGTCTCAGCCAAGCTAATCCATTCGGCTTGTTCAGTCCTCAAAGTTTCTGAAAGAAAGACCTGATATCATCTGAATAGAAACTATTACTATTGTTCTGTTAGTTTTTTATCATCTGAATAGACCTGATATATGTAGTAACTAACATTTGGATGCAAAGTTGTTCTgctcttgaattacttagtagTGATAGATTGGCTATGTTCTGTTTGAAGCATTTAATCAATAGACCAAACAATTAAACAGAGGCCTCCTGATTTTAGGGACATGGATCATATCATTAGTTATGCATACCAAGGTTGCAACAACGATGAAGAGCGGCAGTCCTAGCAAGCGGCTGCCAATGCCAGCACTGGGCAGCAGTGGATGCACCCCAACCCTCAGTTCGGCATGCCTCAGCAATTTGACAGCTACGGAATGGCTCATTTTAGGCCTCCAACTGAAGCCGTAATGCAACAGTCCATAGAAGGACATGAAGGGGATTGTACATCCTCCATCGGTAAAAAGCAAGTCAAAGTCAAGCAAAGTAATTTTAGTGCAGATGAGGATGTACATTTGACCAAATGGTGGGTTGCTGTCAGCACAGACCCCGTCATCAACACGGGCCAGAGAAGGGAGGGATTCTGGAGCCGGATCACGAATGGCTACAACTCTAATAGAGGGCCACACGTTGAGCGGTCTCTGAAGTCACTGAGCAGTAGATTTGACCACATCAAGGAGCAGTGTGCAAAGTTTTCTGACTACTATACACAGATACTACATGTTAATCCAAGTGGTATGTCTGATGCGGACAAGGTTAGTTGCATGTGTTCAATTGAATTGCACCATGAGTTGTGATTTGTATAAAGTATTGCATGTCctaataatatttattaaaTATACTTGCAGACTACAGAGGCCCTTGCTAGGTTTGCCAGTACACAGAAGCCTTTCATGTTGATGCATTGTTGGAAGATTCTGAAAGACGAGCCAAAGTGGCAAGACCTTGTTGTTATGAGCCAAAGTGGCAAGAACAATGAGCAAGAAGATGACTGCTATGTTACATCTCCCTCCAACCAAGGAGACACTGAAGCTGAACCGTCAACCCCATCTAGTGGCGGGACCAAGAGGCCACCTGGCCGTGATTCTTCAAaagcaaagaagcagaagagtGCCTCCTCATCTGCATCTGCAGCTTCCACCGAATATGTATCTAAAATGCATGATCTGTGGTCTGATAGGTTCTCGTTCATGAAGGAGCAGCAGGTTGAGAAGAGCAAGCAAATGGCCGAATTGGCCAATCTGGAAAAGGAGAAGCTTGATAGGCAAATGGAGTTGGAGGAACGTCGTTTGGCTTTAGAAGCTAGGAGGTTGGCCAAGGAGGAAAGGGTGGATGAATCAAGGTTATTGGCCGAGGAGGAACATATTCTTAACATTGATCTTGACACATGCAAACCATCTCTTAGGGTGTTCTATAAGGCTCAGCAAGACAAGATCCTTGCCAAGTACTTGGCGCCATCTTCTTAACTTTAAAAATGTGTTATGTGCCCTGCGCCATTTATTTCCTTGTTGTAACGTAGAACTATTTGTTTGATTGTTGTATCTGTAGTTTGGAGAACTATTTGTTTGATTGTTATATCTGTAGTTTGGAGAACTATTTGTTTGATTGTTGTATCTGTAGTTTGGAGAACTATTTGTTTTATTGTTGTATCTGTAGTTTGGAGTATATGATGGGCACAGACACATGGACACATAACGAGAGGGATATAATTATATAATGAGTACTGATACAGGCATACATAACGACTACGATACAGGTACATGGAAGCAGATAGGAAAATACCATGCAAAGTTCTAATTTATCACCACTGATGATGCGCCACGCAGCTGCCAGTTGTGCTCGATAAGATCGACTTGAAGCTGATGATGGGTTCTACTATCGTGGAGCTTGTGATGTGCACGCACAAAAGCGTGGCGATCAGCAAGGATGCCTGTAGAACGATCAGCTTGCACTCCTATGTTCTCAAAGTTCGTGTCCCTTGCGCGTTCACCTTCATCTTCTATAATCATGTTATGCATAATTATGCATGCCGTCATTATTTCACGTATTGCCTCTCTATCCCACCCATACGCTGGACCACGAATGACTGCCCATCTAGCTTGGAGTACACTGAATGCTCGCTCAATCTCCTTCCTGGCCCCCTCTTGCACTTTACAGAAGTGTCGTTTCTTCTCTTCCATGGGTTGACGTACACTCTTCACAAAGGCAGGCCATTGAGGATATATACCATCAGCCAGGTAATATCCCATATCATAATCATGGCCGTTAACCCTGAAATTAATAGGGATTGTGTTTCCCTCCATGTACTGTGAGAAGATGGACGATCGGTGCAACACATTTATATCGTTGCAACTTCCAAGCATGCCAAAGAATGCATGCCAAATCCATAGGTTATTGGAGGCCACAGCCTCCAAAATCATGGTAGGTGATTTCCCCCGTCCAGTGAACATGCCCTTCCATGCCGTGGGACAATTACGCCACTCCCAGTGCATACAATCAATGCTACTGAGCTTTCCAGGGAATCCCTGCCTCTCCCCTTCAGCAAGGAGCTGAGCTACATCAGACTCATTAGGAGCACGAAGGTAGTATTCTCCAAATGCGTCGATTATCGCTCGACAGAAATTACGCAAAGACTCTATAGCCGTTGACTCCCCGATGCGTACGTACTCGTCCATGGCATCAGCTGGGAGACCGTAAGCAAGGATATGAATTGCGGCAACACACTTTTGCAATGAAGTCAGTCCTAGTAGGCCCGTGCAGTCCGGGGTTTGGATGAAGTACGGGTTCATTCTTTCGCATGCATTTACGAGCCTCAAGAATACATGCCTCGCCATATGGAACCTACAAATTAAATGATCCAACATATGAAGAAAAATATAAGACTAACAACTTCATAAAGGTACCATTTAATATTTCGTAGGCGCTTACCGACGACAAAACTTCTGAGGACCATACACTGGTCTCAGCGCGAAGTAGTCAGCCCATATCCTGTTGTGCCCATCGTTATGATCACGAGGGACGACTTCACGAGGAAGCCTAAGACCTCTTTGACGGCTTGACCCTTCTGCATCCATGGACGCGAGCATGAATGTCATCTCCTGAAAGCCCTCCTCCATCTCTTGCATCTCTTCCTCTGAGTCGTCATCCTCCAGAATGTATTTCCACAAGAGGTTCCTCCCATCCattgtgtgtctgtgtgttctAACATGCAAGACCATGTTTAAATAGAGGCCGCGTAGTGCCATGCAAAGAAGCAAAAGCAAAAGCAAAAGCAAAAGCAAAAGCAAAGTGAATATTCCATGTGCATGTAAAAAAAGCAAAGGATGCATGTATGTTCATAGTGAAAGCAGCATGACGGCATATAACGATGATGCAAAGCGAGTAAGCGACAATGCCTTCTACCTGTAATTCATAAAGTATGCAATTGTAAATTTGATTCTTAtcttaattaattatttttcataaaatatatttacacTCTAGACTATCATTGGTACTCCTGTTCAGATTTTGATTAATAAAAAGTTATTTTAGTTTTGAGGGGGAAGAGGTAGTTGGAGTTAGTTGGAGAGGGAAATATAAAATATTGGATGGTGGGGTATAGGGGGTGTGGTATGGAGTGTATTGTTGAAGAGGATTTTGATATAGAGTGCGGAATCTGTTTAGAGGGAGGAGAATATTCTTTTTAGGGGGTGGATTTTAGAGGGTACCCCTGGAGACAGTCTTACATATGTGTGGTGAAAAATCTAACACTGCTGTCGACCTGGCACATGCAGAGAGCGGATTCCTCTGCAGTTGACTGTACAGTCACTGCACGCGGGCCTGTGGGACCCATGTGATGGTGTCTGCAGTCGAGTAGAGAGCCGAGCAGGCACTTGATGAGCTCTCGATTGTTTTATTAATTATTATTTGTACACACAAATGTACAAAACATTAACAAGAAGGGGCACATCACATATTTGTCCTTTGCTTGCCGAGGAGGACAGGTCATGACGTATACGTGTCCCGATCGACGAGCCATCATCAATCAGGTAGGTTCTGGTTTCTTCATTCGTGCATCCCTCCctaaaaggaagaggaaggattAAACATGCTATGGCCATCCAGAAAATCTGCCTCCGCTGAGGAGCCATGGTTTTGTGCACTCCAAAATTTGTACCCAGCAATTCATGTTTATGAAGATCTACGGCTCACAGCGATTTCTACCCGATCCGACGGCCAGCCCACCCAGGCTTCAACGCATTGAAGCCTGGCCCCGCGTTGAAGCCCGCCCACCCAGcccccgctccaccgcctcctctGCGCTACCCGTCCATCCATTGTGGGTTCAATTCCCATATACACccctcttttccctttttctcctCGGAATCACGCGCCTCCCGCGcgacccttcttcttcctcgccgtcTTCCGCGCCCCACAATCGGCGGCGTGGCTACGCGGTGTCCTTCTACGGCGGCTCGGCTTCCGCGGCCGCCGGCACCGAGGACGAGGAGGTCGGCACGAGGAGGGCTCTGCCTCGGGGGTTCGGCTCTCACTCCtctccgccgctccgcccctcgccctcctccgctccggccacctccttccctcctccccctccagaTCCAGCGAGGGAAAGGGGTGGGGGCCACCCCATCCACGCTCGCGACGCCTCCATTGAGCTCCTCCCGACCCTAACCCTAGGCGCCGCCTCCGCACCGGCGTCGTGCTTGCCGGCTGGATCCACGTCGACGTGGCCTTCTCCGACCTCAGTACATAGTGGATCTACTCCGACGCCGCCATCCACCTCGCTGACCTCGGGTCGGCGCTGCTCATCCCCTACCTCGGtgccggcgctgctcctcgGCGCCGACCCCTCCCTGATCTGTCCCTCGGCCACGACGGCTGCAACGTCCAAG
The nucleotide sequence above comes from Panicum virgatum strain AP13 chromosome 3K, P.virgatum_v5, whole genome shotgun sequence. Encoded proteins:
- the LOC120696534 gene encoding glutathione S-transferase T3-like — its product is MHPNPQFGMPQQFDSYGMAHFRPPTEAVMQQSIEGHEGDCTSSIGKKQVKVKQSNFSADEDVHLTKWWVAVSTDPVINTGQRREGFWSRITNGYNSNRGPHVERSLKSLSSRFDHIKEQCAKFSDYYTQILHVNPSGMSDADKTTEALARFASTQKPFMLMHCWKILKDEPKWQDLVVMSQSGKNNEQEDDCYVTSPSNQGDTEAEPSTPSSGGTKRPPGRDSSKAKKQKSASSSASAASTEYVSKMHDLWSDRFSFMKEQQVEKSKQMAELANLEKEKLDRQMELEERRLALEARRLAKEERVDESRLLAEEEHILNIDLDTCKPSLRVFYKAQQDKILAKYLAPSS